In the genome of Deltaproteobacteria bacterium, one region contains:
- a CDS encoding MOSC domain-containing protein has translation MRVVSVNIGLPREIEWQGKLVTTAIFKEPVAGRVALRSLNLDGDRQADLSVHGGREKAVYAYPVEHYRPWRAELADGALPYGAFGENLTTEGLREDAVHVGDRFRVGSAELVVTQPRLPCYKLTVRFRRADMVKRFLASGRTGFYLAVLREGEVGAGDAIELVARDEPGVSIAEITRLYVGKDPDDEALRRAIRVPALPASWRAHFLERLGHHG, from the coding sequence ATGAGGGTCGTCTCCGTGAACATCGGGTTGCCGCGCGAGATCGAATGGCAAGGCAAGCTGGTGACGACCGCGATCTTCAAGGAGCCGGTTGCCGGCCGCGTGGCGCTGCGCTCGCTCAACCTCGACGGCGACCGGCAGGCGGATCTCTCGGTCCATGGTGGGCGGGAGAAGGCGGTCTACGCCTATCCCGTCGAGCATTACCGCCCGTGGCGGGCCGAGCTGGCGGACGGTGCGCTTCCCTACGGGGCGTTCGGCGAGAACCTGACCACCGAGGGTCTCCGCGAGGACGCGGTCCATGTGGGTGACCGCTTCCGCGTCGGCTCCGCCGAGCTGGTCGTCACCCAGCCGCGGCTTCCCTGCTACAAGCTGACCGTCCGGTTCCGGCGCGCGGACATGGTGAAGCGCTTCCTGGCGAGCGGCCGCACGGGGTTCTACCTGGCGGTCCTGCGCGAGGGTGAGGTCGGGGCCGGCGACGCGATCGAGCTCGTCGCCCGCGACGAGCCCGGCGTGAGCATCGCGGAGATCACGCGGTTGTACGTCGGCAAGGATCCCGACGACGAGGCCCTGCGACGAGCGATCCGGGTCCCGGCCCTCCCCGCGAGCTGGCGGGCCCACTTCCTGGAAAGGCTCGGGCACCATGGCTGA
- a CDS encoding glucosidase, producing the protein MAEQLKTPEERRLEEDSRRARNWKRWGPYLAERQWGTVREDYSPDGTCWEYFPHDQARSRAYRWGEDGLLGLTDRECRLCFAVALWNGRDPILKERLFGLTGPEGNHGEDVKECYFYLDATPTSSYLRALYKYPQREYPYAWLVEEGRRRGKQDGEFELVDTGVFENGRYFDVTIEYAKASPDDVLVRLTIANRGPEAAPLHVLPTLWFRNTWSWGRTGEGYWPKPRLARAGDGAITAAHASLGRFRLTAEGRPALLFTENETNVARLFGAPNVSPYVKDAFHEYVVHGRTDAVNPEGIGTKAAAHYVLTLPAGGEARLHLRLTAEAEAAGPASGPDVDRIFADRIREADAFYARHIPATLGEGEQAAVRQAYASLLWSRKFFHYVVKQWLEGDPAQPPPPASRLRGRNADWRHLYNRDVISMPEAWEYPWYAAWDLAFHMIPLARVDPQFAKEQLVLFTREWYMHPNGQLPAYEFAFSDVNPPVHAWAAWRVYKMTGPRGARDRLFLERVFQKMCLNFTWWVNRKDSEGNNLFGGGFLGLDNIGVFDRSRPLPGGGVLEQADGTAWMAFYCMTMLEMALELAREDPAYEDMASKFFEHFVAIADAINAFGGTGLWCPDDGFYYDQLQTAGRVLPLRVRSMVGLIPLLACTVLEDETLERLPGFTKRMRWFLENRPDLAGHITWAEAGHGHRLLALPSRERLERVLRYMLDENEFLSPHGLRSLSQVHRERPFVLAVDGQEYGVHYTPAESDTGLFGGNSNWRGPIWFPVNYLVVEALERYHHFYGDALRVECPIGSGRLTTLGEVAHELYRRLASLFVPDASGRRPCHGADPRFRDDPHWRDLLRFPEYFSGDTGRGLGASFQGWTTLAIRCFEDLARTRAE; encoded by the coding sequence ATGGCTGAGCAGCTGAAGACGCCCGAAGAGCGCCGTCTCGAGGAGGACTCACGCCGCGCACGCAACTGGAAGCGCTGGGGCCCGTACCTGGCCGAGCGCCAGTGGGGAACGGTGCGCGAGGACTACTCGCCCGACGGGACCTGCTGGGAATACTTTCCCCACGACCAGGCGCGCAGCCGCGCGTACCGCTGGGGCGAGGACGGGCTCCTCGGCCTCACGGACCGCGAGTGCCGGCTCTGCTTCGCCGTCGCGCTCTGGAACGGTCGCGACCCGATCCTGAAGGAGCGGCTCTTCGGCCTCACCGGCCCCGAGGGCAACCACGGCGAGGACGTGAAGGAGTGCTACTTCTACCTCGACGCGACGCCCACCTCCTCGTATCTGAGGGCCCTCTACAAGTACCCGCAGCGCGAGTATCCCTACGCCTGGCTCGTCGAGGAGGGCCGGCGCCGCGGAAAGCAGGACGGCGAGTTCGAGCTGGTCGACACCGGCGTCTTCGAGAACGGCCGGTACTTCGACGTCACCATCGAGTACGCCAAGGCGTCGCCCGACGACGTCCTCGTCCGGCTGACGATCGCCAACCGCGGTCCCGAGGCGGCGCCGCTCCACGTCCTGCCGACGCTCTGGTTCCGGAACACCTGGTCGTGGGGTCGCACCGGCGAAGGGTACTGGCCGAAGCCTCGTCTCGCGCGCGCCGGCGACGGGGCGATCACGGCCGCGCACGCCTCCCTCGGCCGGTTCCGTCTGACGGCCGAGGGCCGTCCCGCGCTCCTCTTCACCGAGAACGAGACCAACGTCGCCCGGCTCTTCGGCGCGCCGAACGTCTCCCCATACGTGAAGGATGCGTTCCACGAGTACGTCGTCCACGGCCGGACCGACGCCGTGAACCCCGAAGGGATCGGCACCAAGGCCGCCGCGCACTACGTCCTCACGCTGCCGGCGGGCGGCGAGGCAAGGCTTCACCTGCGGCTCACCGCCGAGGCAGAGGCGGCCGGGCCGGCCTCGGGCCCCGACGTCGACCGCATCTTCGCGGACCGCATCCGCGAGGCGGACGCCTTCTACGCGCGCCACATCCCCGCCACACTGGGCGAGGGCGAGCAGGCCGCCGTTCGCCAGGCGTACGCGAGCCTGCTGTGGTCTCGGAAGTTCTTCCACTACGTCGTGAAGCAATGGCTCGAGGGCGACCCGGCGCAGCCCCCGCCTCCGGCGAGCCGGCTGAGGGGGCGCAACGCGGACTGGCGGCATCTCTACAACCGCGACGTCATCTCGATGCCCGAAGCCTGGGAGTACCCGTGGTACGCGGCCTGGGACCTGGCGTTCCACATGATCCCCCTGGCGCGCGTCGACCCGCAGTTCGCCAAGGAGCAGCTCGTCCTCTTCACGCGCGAGTGGTACATGCACCCGAACGGGCAGCTGCCGGCGTACGAGTTCGCCTTCTCCGACGTGAACCCGCCGGTGCACGCCTGGGCCGCGTGGCGCGTCTACAAGATGACCGGGCCGCGCGGCGCCCGCGACCGCCTCTTTCTCGAGCGCGTCTTCCAGAAGATGTGTCTCAACTTCACCTGGTGGGTGAACCGTAAGGACAGCGAGGGCAACAACCTCTTCGGGGGCGGCTTCCTCGGCCTCGACAACATCGGCGTGTTCGACCGCTCGCGCCCGCTGCCGGGCGGCGGCGTCCTCGAGCAGGCCGACGGCACGGCGTGGATGGCCTTCTACTGCATGACGATGCTCGAGATGGCGCTCGAGCTCGCACGCGAGGACCCCGCTTACGAGGACATGGCGTCCAAGTTCTTCGAGCACTTCGTGGCGATCGCCGACGCCATCAACGCCTTCGGCGGCACGGGGCTCTGGTGCCCCGACGACGGCTTCTACTACGACCAGCTCCAAACGGCCGGGCGGGTGCTCCCGCTCCGCGTCCGCTCCATGGTGGGGCTGATCCCGCTGCTGGCGTGCACGGTGCTCGAGGACGAGACGCTCGAGCGGCTGCCCGGCTTCACCAAGCGCATGCGCTGGTTCCTCGAGAACCGGCCCGATCTCGCGGGCCACATCACCTGGGCCGAAGCCGGCCACGGCCACCGGCTCCTCGCGCTCCCCTCGCGCGAGCGGCTCGAGCGCGTGCTCCGCTACATGCTCGACGAGAACGAGTTCCTCTCGCCCCACGGCCTCCGCTCGCTCTCGCAGGTGCACCGCGAGCGGCCCTTCGTCCTGGCGGTCGACGGCCAGGAGTACGGTGTCCACTACACGCCCGCGGAGTCCGACACCGGGCTCTTCGGCGGCAACTCCAACTGGCGGGGCCCGATCTGGTTCCCGGTCAACTACCTCGTCGTCGAGGCGCTCGAGCGTTATCACCACTTCTACGGTGACGCGCTGCGCGTCGAGTGCCCGATCGGGTCGGGACGCCTGACGACGCTCGGCGAGGTTGCGCACGAGCTCTACCGGCGGCTCGCGAGCCTCTTCGTCCCGGACGCCAGCGGGCGCCGGCCCTGTCACGGCGCCGATCCCCGCTTCCGCGACGATCCGCACTGGCGTGATCTGCTGCGCTTCCCCGAGTACTTCAGCGGCGACACCGGCCGGGGCCTCGGCGCGAGCTTCCAGGGCTGGACGACGCTCGCCATCCGTTGCTTCGAGGATCTCGCCCGGACGCGCGCGGAATGA
- a CDS encoding anti-sigma factor has protein sequence MTALTCRGFVEFLSAYLEGNLAPEERATFEAHLVECPDCVRYLRTYEAAVVLAKGAFDPSDPVPDKLVQAILAARRRVYRE, from the coding sequence ATGACGGCCCTGACGTGCCGCGGCTTCGTCGAGTTCCTGTCGGCCTACCTCGAAGGCAACCTCGCCCCCGAGGAGCGCGCGACGTTCGAAGCGCATCTGGTCGAGTGCCCGGACTGCGTGCGCTATCTGCGGACCTACGAGGCTGCCGTGGTCCTGGCCAAGGGTGCCTTCGACCCGAGCGATCCCGTGCCCGACAAGCTGGTGCAGGCGATCCTCGCCGCCCGCCGAAGGGTGTACCGCGAGTGA
- a CDS encoding type II toxin-antitoxin system VapC family toxin produces the protein MTLVVDASVAIKWFVPEPRSDAAEDVLAATDDLLAPDLLLVEAANTLWKKVRRHELTVAEASEVLDALRMTRLEMRPTGPLLDRALELAAALDHPVYDCVYLALADASRARLVTDDGSFTRRVRRVPRRRGLPQIVTSSDFTR, from the coding sequence TTGACGCTGGTGGTTGATGCGAGCGTCGCCATCAAGTGGTTCGTTCCCGAGCCGCGCAGCGACGCCGCTGAAGACGTGCTGGCGGCCACCGACGACTTGCTGGCACCCGATCTATTGCTCGTCGAAGCCGCCAACACGCTGTGGAAGAAGGTCCGCCGGCACGAGCTGACGGTCGCCGAGGCGAGCGAGGTCCTCGACGCGTTGCGGATGACGCGCCTCGAGATGCGTCCGACGGGTCCCCTCCTGGATCGCGCGCTAGAGCTGGCAGCGGCGCTCGACCATCCGGTCTACGACTGCGTCTATCTCGCACTCGCCGACGCCTCACGGGCGCGACTCGTCACGGACGACGGTTCGTTCACGCGACGGGTGCGCCGGGTGCCCCGGCGCCGAGGCCTGCCGCAGATCGTCACGTCATCGGATTTCACGCGGTAG
- a CDS encoding PAS domain S-box protein, translating to MKGSPHSVVGADARFLRPGAGLVVTLLALAPAVTLVTVLAFRSISTSKDAIIDENAQGLVDTEELCTLFERKVAESRAFMLTGEEHYLDAMLRARSEFADIVSRLQRTANPFEMQLLNALQNIEQEDQSERVRFINQRRAAVDPEMLRQFETVVRPKRSELDRALHSFEGFKERQLTEARGLSRNQVFRTALAVSSLALLAFALAAALAARLATALARLKQSEERLQMLIVGVKDYAIFSLEADGRVATWNWGAERIYGYRAEDIIGQPFQRFYLKEDRENLNPDVALRIAAAEGRYEADGWRARDDASVFWSTTVLTALRDSAGRLRGFSTMSRDVTEHKRVHDELLEVNRTLDALIQTSPVAVVAVDTSGVVNKWNPAAERLFGWKTSEVLAKPVTEVMVTPDEPEEPCDILQAIAAGFACEDHETTRRRKDGSIVEVSIYTATLTDATGTPRGAMALLCDISERRRAEREREDAFRERDRLLQKADQAARAREEFLSMASHDLRSPLSTLQLQSRGLLLHARREQTVFAGRMVNGLERIDRNVVRINNFVNSLLDVSRFEASQLDLCPSDVDLAVIVPEILERSKEQLEQAGCLPTLTSCGSLIGRWDPMRLEQIITNLLDNAMKYGRGKPIELTIESEGDNAILSIQDHGPGIKPEDQERIFDKATRGTGSTHVRSFGFGLWIVRTIVAASGGSVRVTSQPNRGATFTVVLPRRASMQHAESQRRREGYGDVANGNASAVEAEETASARLDPRDCADRVQESNAMGAHGRERGSA from the coding sequence ATGAAGGGTAGCCCGCATTCCGTCGTGGGCGCCGATGCGCGCTTTCTACGACCTGGCGCTGGCCTGGTGGTTACACTCCTGGCCTTGGCGCCAGCCGTTACGCTGGTCACGGTCCTCGCATTCCGCAGTATCAGCACCAGCAAGGATGCGATCATCGACGAAAACGCCCAGGGACTCGTCGACACCGAGGAGCTCTGCACCCTGTTCGAGCGCAAGGTTGCCGAGAGCAGAGCCTTCATGCTCACGGGCGAAGAGCATTACCTGGATGCTATGCTCCGCGCGCGATCGGAGTTCGCCGACATCGTGAGTCGCTTACAGCGCACGGCCAACCCTTTCGAGATGCAGCTGCTCAACGCGCTGCAGAACATTGAGCAAGAGGATCAGTCCGAGCGCGTACGCTTCATAAACCAGCGACGAGCGGCGGTAGACCCGGAGATGCTCCGTCAGTTCGAAACCGTCGTTCGGCCGAAGCGCAGCGAGCTCGATCGCGCCCTCCATTCCTTCGAGGGATTCAAAGAGCGCCAGCTGACGGAAGCAAGAGGTCTTTCTCGGAATCAGGTGTTTCGCACCGCCCTGGCGGTTTCCAGCCTGGCGCTCCTGGCGTTTGCTCTCGCCGCCGCCCTGGCTGCCCGCTTGGCCACGGCACTCGCCCGCCTGAAGCAGAGCGAAGAGCGGCTTCAGATGCTGATCGTCGGGGTCAAAGACTACGCCATTTTCTCTCTGGAGGCAGACGGGCGCGTCGCAACGTGGAATTGGGGCGCCGAGAGAATCTATGGCTATCGAGCGGAAGACATCATAGGGCAGCCCTTCCAACGTTTTTATTTGAAGGAAGACCGCGAGAACCTGAACCCCGATGTTGCTCTCCGAATTGCCGCCGCGGAAGGACGCTACGAGGCCGACGGATGGCGAGCACGCGACGACGCATCTGTCTTCTGGTCGACCACCGTCCTTACGGCGCTGAGGGACTCGGCGGGGCGTCTCCGGGGCTTCTCGACCATGAGCAGAGACGTCACGGAGCACAAGCGTGTCCACGACGAACTCCTGGAGGTCAACCGCACACTCGACGCGCTGATTCAAACGTCTCCAGTTGCCGTTGTCGCAGTCGATACCTCTGGGGTTGTCAACAAGTGGAACCCTGCCGCTGAACGGCTGTTCGGCTGGAAGACTTCGGAGGTCCTGGCCAAGCCCGTAACGGAAGTCATGGTCACCCCCGATGAGCCAGAGGAGCCCTGCGACATCCTCCAAGCGATTGCCGCGGGCTTCGCCTGTGAAGATCACGAGACGACTCGACGGCGCAAGGACGGCTCGATCGTGGAGGTGAGCATCTACACGGCCACGCTGACTGACGCGACCGGCACCCCCAGAGGCGCCATGGCCCTTCTGTGCGACATCAGCGAGCGCAGGCGCGCCGAACGGGAGCGTGAGGACGCCTTCCGCGAACGGGATCGACTGCTTCAGAAGGCGGACCAGGCAGCGCGGGCACGGGAAGAGTTTCTCTCGATGGCGTCGCACGATCTCAGGTCCCCGCTGTCCACGCTTCAGCTGCAATCTCGTGGCTTGCTGCTGCACGCGCGGCGTGAGCAGACGGTCTTCGCGGGCCGAATGGTGAACGGGCTCGAGCGAATAGACAGAAACGTTGTGCGGATCAACAATTTTGTGAACTCCCTGCTCGACGTTTCGCGGTTTGAAGCGAGTCAACTGGACCTTTGTCCGAGCGACGTCGACCTTGCCGTCATCGTCCCAGAGATCCTCGAGCGATCGAAGGAACAACTTGAGCAAGCCGGATGTCTGCCGACGCTAACATCCTGCGGATCTCTCATCGGCCGATGGGATCCCATGCGTCTGGAACAGATCATCACGAATCTACTCGACAACGCCATGAAATACGGAAGGGGAAAACCGATCGAACTCACCATTGAGAGCGAGGGCGATAACGCCATTTTATCCATTCAAGATCACGGCCCCGGAATCAAACCGGAAGATCAGGAGCGAATCTTCGACAAAGCCACACGTGGCACTGGAAGTACCCACGTGCGTAGTTTCGGCTTCGGTCTTTGGATTGTCCGCACGATAGTCGCCGCGTCCGGCGGTTCCGTACGTGTCACGAGCCAGCCCAACCGGGGAGCGACTTTCACCGTCGTTTTGCCGCGTCGAGCTTCGATGCAGCATGCTGAGAGCCAGCGCAGGCGCGAGGGTTATGGCGACGTTGCAAACGGCAACGCGTCGGCCGTTGAAGCTGAAGAGACGGCGTCAGCACGCCTGGATCCTCGGGATTGCGCCGACAGGGTTCAGGAATCTAACGCCATGGGTGCTCACGGCCGAGAACGTGGTTCGGCGTGA